The Paenibacillus sp. BIC5C1 DNA segment CCGGAAAAACGAGGGGGAGAACATGGTTCCTACATTATAGAAGGGTTGGAAACGGGACGTGTATACCGCGGACACTTCAATACCGTCAATAACGGTGTGATCTCCAATCTGCCGGATGATGCGATCATCGAAGCACCGGGATATGTGGACCGTAATGGCATTTCGATGCCACATGTAGGCGACCTGCCACTCGGCCCGGCTGCTGTGTGTAATGTGAGCATTTCCGTTCAACGGCTTGCAGTTGAAGCTGCGGTACATGGTGACGACAAACTATTGCGTCAGGCGTTCATGATGGACCCACTCGTGGGCGCAGTATGTAATCCAAAAGAAATCTGGCAAATGGTTGACGAGATGCTGGTGGCCCAAGCCGAATGGTTGCCGCAATATGGTGATGCGATTGCTGCGGCAGAAGCAAGACTTGCTGCAGGCAACCTGATCCCAACGAAGGAATATGAAGGTGCTGCACGTCTCAAAGTGAAAACCGTTGAGGAGATGCAGCAGGATCGCGATGCCGCCAACAAAAATGCGGGTGAATCGGATAAAGGGAAAGATCGCGAGAAAGTGCAGCAATAGATAAAATGAGTGGGGCCTCTCCAAAATTGGAGGGGCCTTGTTTGGTTCTATTTTTTTTCGACACCACGGATTACAAAGGCAAAAGAGGTATCACCCAAGGAAACCTGCGAATTTTTTGGGGAAGACCAGCCGACAAAAGCTCCATAATAATGAGTACCTTTTTCCTGTGCAAACCGGAATGTTCCTTCTCGCAAAGAGATGGGACGTGCCTCCCCGTTCACATATTCAACCAGAGTGAACTCGTTAGGTGGTACATCCGTACCCAAGTTAATTGATATGTTCTCGCCTACCAAAACCGAGACAGGTACTTTACCTTCCAGCAATTTCACATCACCTGCATAGTCAGCACACATGCCTCCCCAGCAATAACTGCCCTGTACAGCTGGAATAGAGATGCCGCTTTCGCTCTGGATAGTTGGCGTAGGCAGTTCCTGAGGTAAGTTGGGCTCCGGTTCCTGAACCTGTTTTGATCCCATTTCCTTTGTATTTGGCGATGGGAGAGAGGGAGGTTCGTTTGTGCCGTTACTTGGAGTAGAATTACAGCCGGATAATATCAGCAAATTTGTAAGGAACACGAGTAGAGTTATCGTTCTCATAGCAATGATGAATTTTATTGTTTCCACCTCCCTAATATCTTCCAGACGAAAAGCGAGAGAGGAATGTTGCTCATTGAAATGTATATTTACCATGCGATACATATTACCTTTACAGACATAGTAATATGTCTTATAGTATACCCAGGATTGAAGAAAGTCGGTGAAGCTGGCAGATGGATGAACAAGCGATTAACAGTGACCTAATTAGAGGCAACATTGACCCCATTATTCTGAGCGTACTTATACCGAAGGATAACTACGGCTATAGCATTATTAAGGAAATTTATCGCAAGAGTGGAGAACGGTTTGAATTAAAGGAACCGACACTCTATTCCAGTCTGAAAAGGCTGGAGAAGAGTGGATATGTGGAATCCTACTGGGGGGAAGAGACCCAGGGAGGACGACGCAAATATTACCGGATTACAACACAGGGGCAGGAAGCTTATACACAGCAAGTTCACGCTTGGCACGCAGCCAAAACATTGATTGACTGCATGATTATTTCCGGGGAAAAGGGAGATGAAGGGATATGACATTGGAAGCTCGCATTACCCGCCATGTGAATCGTCTGTTCAATCATGCGCAGGATACATTAGCTAATCAGGAGTTAAAAGAAGAGATTCACAGTAATCTCGCTGCACGAATTGAAGATTATATGGAGCAGGGGATGGACGAGGATCAGGCTTTTCAGACTGCCATTCAGCATGTGGTTGGCATGGATCAGATCATGAGTGATCATCGCAGAGTTCGACGCGTTCCTTATTGGACGGCGGTGTTGCAGTCTGCCTTGATCTATAGTCTTATTGCCTGGATCATTACGATTCCAATGAGAGTCATGGTCCAGGGCGCAACCATTAACAACTTGCTTATGATCATGAGTGTGATTGTTGGTGGAGCGTATGTATTTTACATGATGAAAAATAGAAATACTTCGACTGATCCAGAAGACACTACCGTTATTCGTACACCTGTGTTCTTGCAATGGACGCGCAGAGTATGGTGGTTATGGGCAGGGCTCATCGTTGTGTTATGGGGTACACAGGCGGCGCTGCGATTTGGAAGCAACATCTGGTATAGTCGACCTATTCAGGTAGAGGGGCCCTATCAATTTACGGTAATCGCGATTGCCTTTGCCATACCTTTATTAAGTATTATTATCCCTTTGATCGTGCAGAGGGCGTATCGGATCGTGGGCAAGTATGAGGCAGGTGATGTCGTATGACGGGAAAGAATAAATGGATTATTGCATTGGTCATGCTCGGCATTTTTGGTGTTATTGTGGTTGAGGGCTTCGTTAATCCCAGAATAGAGGCGAAGCAATCGCAGTATGAAGCAGAGCAGCAAGATCCGTTGACCCATGATTTTGCGGCATTGGCGAAATATCGCAGTCCTTATATGGGCGACTTCTCCAATCTCAGCCATTTGAATCAAGCCTTGCCTCTAAACGGCCAATTGAATGGGTATCAGTTGGTTCCAGAGACATTTACGGCTCAGATCAATTACAGGATTAATACCAGCGAGATGAATTCCGAAGAGTTGGAACGAATACTTGTATATAACGCTACTGCCAATTTTGTATGGATTGATAATTTGGAGCATGTGCTTTATTCATTGGAGGATGTTCAATATACTTTGAGCCGTGAGGCTGCCCAGCAATGGGCTGGAACGGAATTGAAGACCCTTCAGGAACCGAAGGAGTGGGATGCAGCGGTGCGTAAGAAGCTGGGGGAGCCCGCGCAAGTGAACGAAGCTTTTTCACAAATTGTTGACAATTAAGTTGGTTCAAAGATAAGGAAAAGGTAAGAGGCTCGACTCTTCTCCTATGCTATGTTATTATAAGACTCTGATAACGTGGTAACGAACTAAAGCGTTTGGGTTTTGGTTATAGACATGGAGGGGTTAGAGAGATGAGAAAACAAGCGATATTTCTATTATTGATCAGCATATGCATGATTGTTGTTGCGGGATGTTCCAGCTCGGGAAGCAAAGATAATAATGCCATTATTGTGGGGATAGATGATAAATTCGCTCCAATGGGCTTCCGGGACGACAAGAATGAAATTGTTGGTTTTGATATTGACTATGCCAGAGCGGCAGCGGAGAAAATGGGTAAAGAAATTACGTTCCAGCCCATTGATTGGTCTTCCAAAGAATCGGAGTTGAACAGCGGCCGCATCGACCTGATCTGGAACGGGTACACAATTACCGATGAGCGGAAAGATAAAGTGCTGTTCACGAAGCCATATCTGGAGAACAGTCAGGTTGCAGTCACACTCGCGGACTCACCGATTACGAAGCTGGATGAACTGGATGGCAAAAATGTAGGATTGCAGGCCTTGTCTTCTGCGGCAGATGCACTCGCGGCAAGTCCTCTGAAGGATAAAGTGAATGCTTCCGAATTCCCGGACAACGTACTGGCCCTGACCGATCTCAAGACGAAACGTTTGGATGCTGTCATCATCGACGAAGTGGTCGCGAGATATTACATGTCCAAGGAAGAGGGAACGTTCAAACTGCTGGATGAATCCCTTGCTCCGGAACAATACGGCATTGGTGTAAAAAAAGGCAATGAAGAACTGCTGAATCAGCTGCAAAAAGCATTGGATGAGCTGAATGCCGATGGCACAGCAGCCGAGATTTCCACCAAATGGTTTGGTGAAGATGAAGTTTTGAAATAGGATCAGGCCACTTGCCTGACATATGTAGTAAACAACATGACCCCGGATTCCAAAAAGGAGCAACTCTCCTGCGGAATGCGGGGTTAACAGATTAGAGGAGCCGATTGCGATGAGCTGGGAGTATTTGTTGGGCGTCATGAAGCCCATGCTTGAAGGGGCACAGACCACGATCTTTTTATTTTTGCTGGCAATTATAGTGTCTGTACCACTTGGATTTGGAGTAACCTTATTGATGAAAAGCCGATTCAAGCCGTTGGCATGGATCGCTCATACGTACGTATATGTGATGCGGGGCACGCCGCTTATGCTTCAACTGTTGTTCTTTTGCTTCGGTCTGCCGCTGCTTCCAGGGGTAGGGGAGTATCTTGTATTTGACCGCTTTACGGCGGCAGCGTTGGCCTTTATTTTGAATTATGGTGCGTACTTTGCCGAGATTTTCAGAGGTGGATTGCTCTCGATTGATAAAGGACAACATGAAGCTGCACAGGTACTGGGTCTAAGCAAATGGCAGACGATGACGAAAGTCATCATCCCGCAGATGATCCGGGTTGTACTGCCTGCGACGGCGAACGAGTCCATTACGTTAATTAAAGATACGGCGTTGCTGTATGCAGTTGCTGTACCCGAGTTGCTGCATTATGCGCAGGCCGCAGTAAACCGGGATTTCCGTCTGACACCGTTTCTGATTGCAGGTATTATTTATTTGTTGCTGACCATGGTACTCACCTTGTTCTTCAAGGCACTGGAGAAACGTTATACATTTGAGTAAACGCGCACGGAACAGAAGTTAATGAAGTTATCCAATCTCATCAATTAAAGGACTGTCTGCATATGACACATATTATAGAAGTGAATCAATTAAGAAAATCATTCGGTACACTTGATGTGCTGAAGCAGGTATCGTTCAACGTGGAGCCTGGTGAAGTCATTGCTGTAATCGGGCCTTCCGGTTCGGGTAAAAGTACGATGCTGCGCAGCCTGATTCATCTTGAGGATATTTCAGGTGGGACTATTCGCATTCAAGGGCAGGCGCTGGCTGAGAACGGATCGTATGCAGGTGCCGCGGATATTCGGAAGATTACGGATCGCATGGGCATGGTCTTTCAGCATTTCAACCTGTTTCCGCATCTGACGGTACAGGCGAATCTGGAACTGGCACCGAAGACGTTGAAAAAAGAAAGCTCAACGATCATCCGGCAGCGAAGTCTGGAATTGCTCGGTAAAGTAGGGCTGTCCGACAAAGCGGATGCTTATCCCGCCAACCTGTCCGGTGGACAGAAACAGCGCGTAGCAATTGCGCGCGCACTCATGATGCAGCCCGACATTCTGCTGTTCGATGAGCCGACCTCGGCACTCGATCCCGAGCTGACGGGGGAAGTACTACGCGTCATCAAGCAGTTGGCACAGGAAAATATGACGATGATGATCGTCACCCATGAGATGAGCTTTGCCCGCGATGTCGCGGATCGCGTCTTCTTTATGGATAACGGCGAAATCGCCGAGGCAGGGCCGCCGGAGCAAATCTTTGGCAATGCCAAGCTGGAGCGTACTCGCACGTTTTTGCAGCGGGTGGAAGTGGAAGGATAGAGGTTTTAAAAACGAGTCAAGAAATGGATGTAAACGAAATCCGGATATCATTCGATCGACAAAAGTCGACGAGGGATCCGGATTTTTTTAATAAAATCGGAATATTCACAAATAATGGAGCATAATTTTCCAGCTAATCAAGTATAATGAGACTACTTAACAAACAGGGAGGATTTACCTTTGGATCAACGTCAGAATGATGTGGACCGTTATTATAGCGATCCACTTCCACCACCACCTTATGTAGTACCCAAAACCAATAGCAAGTCTATTGCAGCTCTTGTCTTGGGAATTTTGTCAATCATGATTCCATATTTGGGATTTCTGATTGGGATTGTTGCTATCGTATTTGCCTCTATTTCTCTTAAGGAAATCAGGCTTCGCATGGAACAGGGAAAAGGACTTGCGATAGCCGGTCTCGTCTGTGGCATCATCGGCACAGCCATTTATGCGATTATCCTGTTATTCCTGCTGGTAGTATTCGCCGTTTACACTAATGGGGAGATTTCTTCTACATATTAGTTTTCTACATATTAGGATGATGAAAACTGAAGAAGGGCGAGCTACTTTTGCTCTTCGCTCAAAAAAAGCAAGGCCGTTTATAAGCAAACACTCGCTGTGTTCCGGACGAGGATATGCTTGTAACACGCCTTGCTTTTTATTTTTTTGAATTCTACACGTGAAGCACTGCCTCACTATTAACTTCTTCTACCTCATTCGTGCGATGCATCATGAAATAGGCAAAGGTAGCTGCCAGACCAATCACCGCAAAGATGCACAGAATTCCGATCTGATCCCACGCCACACCGAACTGTCCACTCGAAATAACAGCTTTATACCCGGTTACCGAATAGGTCATTGGCAGCCATGGATTGAAACCTTTCAGCCAATTCGGAATGAGCTCCAACGGGAACGTACCTGCACTGGTGGTCAATTGGAAGATTAACATGAGGATCGCCAGGAAGCGGCCGGGATTCTCTAACCAAGTAACCAGAGCCTGAATGATGTACATGAAGGTCAGGCTGGTAACGAAACTGAATAAAAGGAACAAAGGCACGCTTTGAACTTCCAGGCCCAAGCCGGACAAGACAAGCCAGGAAGCGAGCAGGGACTGCACGGCACTCATGATTGTGAACGCCAGCGTTCTGCTCACAAAACGATTCCAGCCACTCGCATCGGTAACCGAGCTGCTGCGTGTTGGTACAACCAGCGTTGCAATTAATGCCCCCACAAATAGCCCCAAAGACAGGAAGTATGGCGAGAATCCTGTACCATAGTTGGGCACTTCATTATGTTTATGTTCATCCACCTGAACGGGCTCTGCGAACATTGTTACGAGTTCATCCGTCTTTTTCACACTGCCCGTTTGATCGGCGGCATCATTCAGTTTGGTGGCAAGCTCACCAGAGCCGTCGGTCAACTTGGCGGTACCTTCTTTTAAATCTCCTGCGCCGTTATCCAGCTTGCGGGAACCATCGGCAATGGTGGTGATTCCGTCTGAAAGTTGGCTCAACCCATCAACCAGTTTCCCTGCACCTGCGTTTAATTGACTCGAACCCTCTGAAAGTTTGGCTCCACCAGCAGCAGCCACAGATAACTTGACGTTGAACTGCTGGAGGCCAGTCGCAAGCTGTACCTGCCCGGCAGACAATTGCGTTGCTCCTTCCAAAAGCTGCTGCTCACCCTGCACTAACTGGCTGCTGCCTTGGTGCAGCTGCTGTTGCGCAGCTTGCAGGTTCTGGCTGCCTTCGAGCAATTGCTGTCCACCTTGATATACCTGTTCGCTACCAGCGGCAACAGCCTGGCTTGCTGCCAGCAGCTGCTGTACAGCCGGGTTGGCTGCGAGCTCCGGACTTGCCTCAGCCAGTTGGGCAAGTCCTTGCGCGACGGCCTTGGCACCTTCACTTACTTTGCCGCTGCCTCCGACTGAAGTTTGCAATCCAGCGGTCAGCTTGGCGCTGCCTTCCTCGGTTGCTGCCAGTCCAGCATCCAATTGTGCTGCTCCTTCCTGAGCAGATTGAATCCCAGCCTGTAACGTTTTGCCGCCAGCTTCAGCCTGTGCTGCTCCGTCACCAAGCTTCGTACCCGCTGCCGCCAATTGGGATAAACCATTGGAAAGGGAGCTGGCTCCCGTATGAAGCTCGCCAATACCCTGAGCCAAGGTGCTCGTGCCTTCTTTTAACGGGGCAATGCCTGTTTCGAGTTGGTCAGTTCCATCGACCAGTTTGGACAGGTTCTCTTTCAGCTTCGAGGCACCTTCATCCAGCTTAACCGCGCCATCGTTGATCTGACCTGCACCATCTCCGGCATCCGCCAGACCGCTAGAGATTTTCTCTACCTGATCCAGCAAGGTTTCCGTATATGATTCCGTCACTTTGGCCGAGACTTTGGATTTGATCTGTTTGACCGCTGTCCCGCCAATCTGCCCCGCTAGGAAGTTGTATCCTTCATTGGGTTCATAGATCAGCTCTGCCGGTTGTGGATGGTCATCCATTAGAGTGGTAGCTTTTGCGGAAAAATCCTCTGGAATAACAATTGTCATATAATACGTGTTGTCTTCCATGCCTTTCTCGGCTTCTTCTCGGGTCACAAATTGCCAGTTGAAGTCATCACTTTTTTTCAATTCATCGACCAGATTCTGTCCGACTTCCAGCGATTTGTCATTGTAGGTTGCCCCCTGATCCGTGTTCACCACGGCAACAGGCAGTTCATTCATTTTGCCATAAGGGTCCCAGAACGCATTGAGGAACAGACCGCTATACAGTACCGGAATGAACAGCACCACGAGAATCGGAATAAATACTTTTGGTTTCTTGAAGGCGGATTTCAAATCCTGCCCAAATACAGTGAATGATTTCATTATGTTCTCTCCCCATCATTACGCTACTCTGTTGCTATATCTATCTCTAATCCATAAAGGATTCAGCCGCGCATCTTTCTTTATGTAGGGGATAATCCACTTTTGAGAAAGAGGCCCACGAAATCCTTGATCTGATCCTTATGAAGCGAAGGATGCGCTTTGTTCCAATCGGAAGTTAAAGTGACATACAGCTTCAGCAGGACAAAAGAGACCAGCCTTGGATCGTCTTCACGAATCTGCTCTAGTTCCATGGCGCGCTGAACTTGGCGTTCCAAATATTCGAGAATCGCTGTCTCTACTTTCTGCAAACCTTCCTTCGCCTGAGGTGTGCCAAACTCATTTACTTCCTGAAATAGCTTGATTAACAGCTCATGTTCCTCTCTATACTCCAGCAAAGCGTCCATGCTCTCGTGTACGTTCTCAAGAAACGGTTTGTCGTCTTGAACAGTTTGTTCCGTAATCCGCTTCATATCAGTAATGATCGAGTGGAGGATCTCTCCGAACAATTCTTCCTTGTTCTCGAAAAAAGTATAGATCGTACCTTTCCCCACGTTGGCCAGTCTCGCAACTTGTTCCATTGTGGTGGCTTTGTATCCAAACAACGCGAACGATTTCTCAGCAGAGTCCATGACTTGCTGTCTTCGATCGATGGTTTTCATGGCATATACACCTCCTAGTCGTATGCAATGATAAAAGTAACTCAGATTTGACCGGATTACTTATTTGGTCAATTGGTCGTAAACAAATGTATCATTGAATGCGGAGAGAAGAAGTGATGTTTGTCATAAGCCCATCTGGAATATTAGCTTCCCACCATCATCCCCACCTAAAGAAAACACAAGTGAACGAAAAGACAGTCCATTGTTGCTCTATCTCAGGAGCGCTAAGATGAAGTTGTTGAAGCGTTTACATTATATGGTGAAGGGAGCTTAACTCGGATGCCAGAAATTACGATCAGGCTGTATGAAGGCAGGACGGATGAGCAAAAGCAGGAGATAGTGGAGGTGTTCACACGCGAGCTCTCGCGTATTATCGACCGTGAACCGGATTATATTTCCGTTGAATTCAATGAAATCCCATGGGACGAGAACGTTCCTGATAATTTGAAAGCCATGCAATCACAGAAGCAAGGAGGGAAGAAGACGTGAAGCCGGCGGACTATGCGCCGCCAAGCCGGGGAACAGCGAGACTTCACTCGTCTGGTCTGGGCACTCGGCTCGGAGATGCGGGACGTTATCTTTGGCGATACCGGATACTATATCTGCTCTCCGTACCGGGCATTCTGTATTTTTTCCTTTTCAAATATGTGCCTCTGTTCGGCTCGATCATTGCTTTTCAGAACTACAACATTTTCAAAGGCATCACCGGAAGTGATTGGGTAGGCCTGGAGCATTTCCAGAAGATGTTCAGCCATTATGACTTTTTGCGAATTCTCAATAATACACTTCTGCTCGGACTATATGATCTGGTGATTGCATTCCCGGTACCGATCTTACTGGCCATTCTGCTGAATGAAGTACGGATGATTGTGTTTAAGCGTTTGCTGCAAACGATTGTATACATGCCTCACTTTCTGTCCTGGGTTGTCATTAGTGGTATATTCATGGGGATTTTCTCGATGGATGCCGGGGTGGTGAACAAGGCACTTGGATTTCTGGGCATGCAGCCGATCTACTTTCTTGGAGAAGACTCGTACATTCGTTCCATTCTGATCGGTTCGGGGATCTGGCGTGACTCCGGTTATGGCACGATTATTTTCCTGGCTGCCATTGCGGGCATTAATCCCGATTTGTATGAGGCGGCAGAGGTAGACGGAGCCGGACGTTTGAAGCAAATATGGTCGATTACCCTGCCATCCTTACTGCCGACGATTATGATCCTGCTGCTGCTGCACATCGGGAAGTTCCTTGATCTGGGCTTTGAGCGTGTGTTCGTATTCCTGAATCCGCTCAATCTGGAATCGGGTGAAATTCTCGATACGTATATTTACAAAGCCGGCCTGCTCTCACAGCAATACAGCTATACAACGGCTATCGGATTGTTCAAGTCGGTCGTGGGTTTGATGCTTGTTCTACTCGGTAATTTCTTCAGCAAAAAAACAACCGGCGAAAGCCTGTATTAGGAGGCGAGATTGATGCGTACCCCCAGTGTCCGTTACCGTATATTCCGCATTGGAAATCTCGTTTTTCTTACGCTGCTCTCGTTGACGATGATTCTGCCTTTCATTAATGTGCTGGCTCAATCTCTCAGCAGCTCGGAAGCGATCATGGGCGGAAAGGTCAGCTTCTGGCCTGTCGCTTTTACGTGGATCAATTATGAATATGTATTCGGCGATGCTTCGTTCTGGCGGGCATTTGCGGTATCGGTTGGGGTGACGCTGTTCGGGACGCTGGTCAATCTTGCTGCAACGGCATCGTTGGCGTATCCCGTTTCCCGTCCAGAGTACAAGGGGCGCTCCCTGGTCGTCATGTTTGTCCTGGTGACCGTTGTGTTCTCGGCGCCGCTCATTCCGAACTTTATCCTGATGAAGGAACTGCATCTGGTCAACAACCCATTGGTTCTGATTGTGCCAGGAGCGATTAATGCCTTTAACTTTTTCGTCATGCGCTCGTTCTTCGCCCAGCTGCCAGGTGAACTGATCGACGCTGCCCGCATCGATGGCTGTGGGGAATTCGGCATCATCTGGCGTATCGTCATTCCATTGTCCAAACCGGCCATGGCCTCACTCGGCATTTTCTATGCGGTGGGCCATTGGAATGCCTATTCCACCGCGCTTTATTATCTGAATGATCCGGCCTGGTGGCCGATCCAGGTCACACTCAAGAAGCTGTTTGAGAGTGACGATATTTCCGTTGATCCAGGTTCTGCCGTCTACAGCACCCTTGCGCATACATCGCCGGAAGGCATCAAAATGGCAACCATCATCATCGCCACCTTGCCGATCATTATCATTTACCCTTTCCTGCAAAAGCATTTTGTAAAAGGAATCATGGTCGGCTCCGTCAAATCTTAAGTACAAGAAGCATACAGATCTGACGGAAACGGGGGAATGGCGATGTTCAGAATCTTGATTACGGACGATGAACCGATGATTCGGATGGGTCTGGCGAAGATGATCAAGCAAGCGGGACTGTTCGACTGTGAGATACGTCAGGCAGCGCATGGGGAAGAGGCCCTTCAGGTGGTGGAGGCTTTTCGGCCGCACATCCTGTTTACGGATATCCGCATGCCGACGATGGATGGTATTGAGCTGTGTCGACGTTTATCCGAGCAAGGCAGTACGATGCGCATTATTGTGGTCTCCGGTTATTCGGACTTTGAATATGCAAGAGCCTGTATGGATTATGGGGTGAA contains these protein-coding regions:
- a CDS encoding amino acid ABC transporter ATP-binding protein, encoding MTHIIEVNQLRKSFGTLDVLKQVSFNVEPGEVIAVIGPSGSGKSTMLRSLIHLEDISGGTIRIQGQALAENGSYAGAADIRKITDRMGMVFQHFNLFPHLTVQANLELAPKTLKKESSTIIRQRSLELLGKVGLSDKADAYPANLSGGQKQRVAIARALMMQPDILLFDEPTSALDPELTGEVLRVIKQLAQENMTMMIVTHEMSFARDVADRVFFMDNGEIAEAGPPEQIFGNAKLERTRTFLQRVEVEG
- a CDS encoding YhgE/Pip domain-containing protein, giving the protein MKSFTVFGQDLKSAFKKPKVFIPILVVLFIPVLYSGLFLNAFWDPYGKMNELPVAVVNTDQGATYNDKSLEVGQNLVDELKKSDDFNWQFVTREEAEKGMEDNTYYMTIVIPEDFSAKATTLMDDHPQPAELIYEPNEGYNFLAGQIGGTAVKQIKSKVSAKVTESYTETLLDQVEKISSGLADAGDGAGQINDGAVKLDEGASKLKENLSKLVDGTDQLETGIAPLKEGTSTLAQGIGELHTGASSLSNGLSQLAAAGTKLGDGAAQAEAGGKTLQAGIQSAQEGAAQLDAGLAATEEGSAKLTAGLQTSVGGSGKVSEGAKAVAQGLAQLAEASPELAANPAVQQLLAASQAVAAGSEQVYQGGQQLLEGSQNLQAAQQQLHQGSSQLVQGEQQLLEGATQLSAGQVQLATGLQQFNVKLSVAAAGGAKLSEGSSQLNAGAGKLVDGLSQLSDGITTIADGSRKLDNGAGDLKEGTAKLTDGSGELATKLNDAADQTGSVKKTDELVTMFAEPVQVDEHKHNEVPNYGTGFSPYFLSLGLFVGALIATLVVPTRSSSVTDASGWNRFVSRTLAFTIMSAVQSLLASWLVLSGLGLEVQSVPLFLLFSFVTSLTFMYIIQALVTWLENPGRFLAILMLIFQLTTSAGTFPLELIPNWLKGFNPWLPMTYSVTGYKAVISSGQFGVAWDQIGILCIFAVIGLAATFAYFMMHRTNEVEEVNSEAVLHV
- a CDS encoding PadR family transcriptional regulator; this translates as MDEQAINSDLIRGNIDPIILSVLIPKDNYGYSIIKEIYRKSGERFELKEPTLYSSLKRLEKSGYVESYWGEETQGGRRKYYRITTQGQEAYTQQVHAWHAAKTLIDCMIISGEKGDEGI
- a CDS encoding amino acid ABC transporter permease, with amino-acid sequence MSWEYLLGVMKPMLEGAQTTIFLFLLAIIVSVPLGFGVTLLMKSRFKPLAWIAHTYVYVMRGTPLMLQLLFFCFGLPLLPGVGEYLVFDRFTAAALAFILNYGAYFAEIFRGGLLSIDKGQHEAAQVLGLSKWQTMTKVIIPQMIRVVLPATANESITLIKDTALLYAVAVPELLHYAQAAVNRDFRLTPFLIAGIIYLLLTMVLTLFFKALEKRYTFE
- a CDS encoding tautomerase family protein — its product is MPEITIRLYEGRTDEQKQEIVEVFTRELSRIIDREPDYISVEFNEIPWDENVPDNLKAMQSQKQGGKKT
- a CDS encoding ABC transporter permease, with amino-acid sequence MGTRLGDAGRYLWRYRILYLLSVPGILYFFLFKYVPLFGSIIAFQNYNIFKGITGSDWVGLEHFQKMFSHYDFLRILNNTLLLGLYDLVIAFPVPILLAILLNEVRMIVFKRLLQTIVYMPHFLSWVVISGIFMGIFSMDAGVVNKALGFLGMQPIYFLGEDSYIRSILIGSGIWRDSGYGTIIFLAAIAGINPDLYEAAEVDGAGRLKQIWSITLPSLLPTIMILLLLHIGKFLDLGFERVFVFLNPLNLESGEILDTYIYKAGLLSQQYSYTTAIGLFKSVVGLMLVLLGNFFSKKTTGESLY
- a CDS encoding DUF4190 domain-containing protein, translating into MDQRQNDVDRYYSDPLPPPPYVVPKTNSKSIAALVLGILSIMIPYLGFLIGIVAIVFASISLKEIRLRMEQGKGLAIAGLVCGIIGTAIYAIILLFLLVVFAVYTNGEISSTY
- a CDS encoding carbohydrate ABC transporter permease, which encodes MRTPSVRYRIFRIGNLVFLTLLSLTMILPFINVLAQSLSSSEAIMGGKVSFWPVAFTWINYEYVFGDASFWRAFAVSVGVTLFGTLVNLAATASLAYPVSRPEYKGRSLVVMFVLVTVVFSAPLIPNFILMKELHLVNNPLVLIVPGAINAFNFFVMRSFFAQLPGELIDAARIDGCGEFGIIWRIVIPLSKPAMASLGIFYAVGHWNAYSTALYYLNDPAWWPIQVTLKKLFESDDISVDPGSAVYSTLAHTSPEGIKMATIIIATLPIIIIYPFLQKHFVKGIMVGSVKS
- a CDS encoding DUF4825 domain-containing protein encodes the protein MTGKNKWIIALVMLGIFGVIVVEGFVNPRIEAKQSQYEAEQQDPLTHDFAALAKYRSPYMGDFSNLSHLNQALPLNGQLNGYQLVPETFTAQINYRINTSEMNSEELERILVYNATANFVWIDNLEHVLYSLEDVQYTLSREAAQQWAGTELKTLQEPKEWDAAVRKKLGEPAQVNEAFSQIVDN
- a CDS encoding permease prefix domain 1-containing protein, which translates into the protein MTLEARITRHVNRLFNHAQDTLANQELKEEIHSNLAARIEDYMEQGMDEDQAFQTAIQHVVGMDQIMSDHRRVRRVPYWTAVLQSALIYSLIAWIITIPMRVMVQGATINNLLMIMSVIVGGAYVFYMMKNRNTSTDPEDTTVIRTPVFLQWTRRVWWLWAGLIVVLWGTQAALRFGSNIWYSRPIQVEGPYQFTVIAIAFAIPLLSIIIPLIVQRAYRIVGKYEAGDVV
- a CDS encoding amino acid ABC transporter substrate-binding protein yields the protein MRKQAIFLLLISICMIVVAGCSSSGSKDNNAIIVGIDDKFAPMGFRDDKNEIVGFDIDYARAAAEKMGKEITFQPIDWSSKESELNSGRIDLIWNGYTITDERKDKVLFTKPYLENSQVAVTLADSPITKLDELDGKNVGLQALSSAADALAASPLKDKVNASEFPDNVLALTDLKTKRLDAVIIDEVVARYYMSKEEGTFKLLDESLAPEQYGIGVKKGNEELLNQLQKALDELNADGTAAEISTKWFGEDEVLK
- a CDS encoding TetR/AcrR family transcriptional regulator, with product MKTIDRRQQVMDSAEKSFALFGYKATTMEQVARLANVGKGTIYTFFENKEELFGEILHSIITDMKRITEQTVQDDKPFLENVHESMDALLEYREEHELLIKLFQEVNEFGTPQAKEGLQKVETAILEYLERQVQRAMELEQIREDDPRLVSFVLLKLYVTLTSDWNKAHPSLHKDQIKDFVGLFLKSGLSPT